The Chlorocebus sabaeus isolate Y175 chromosome 11, mChlSab1.0.hap1, whole genome shotgun sequence genomic interval GAAAGGGGCTTCCCCGGAAAGAAGTTGGCTATTGGGAGGGTAGCAGGATCCTGCACTAACCTGAGGTCTGCTGCCCCAAATTGACCACATCCTCCTGCGTCTGCTGTCCCTACTCCTGACCAGTGAGGCTGTCCCAAGGTAGGGGGTGGTTGTGGCCTCTGTCTCAAGGCTGGCTGGCAGACACAGCCAGATTTAGAAGTCATTTTCGCAGCAGGGAGCCTCCAGTGTCCCACCCACAGAGCCCTGGAGGGTCAGTCTGAGATATGGCTCACCAGGGGCTGGCCCCTAGACCTGGAGTCACTCCTCCCCTTCttgtctctctccttttttccccaGAATTTTGGCAGCTGGTGCTGACTCTATCCTTAGGCAACGATGGAGTTCTGGGGGAAGGGGTGTGCTGCACTGACACCATAACCGCTCAAGCACTGCCAGGGCACCATTTACCcatttctctgtcgcccaggctgcagagcagtggtacgatcttggctctctgtaaACTcttcctcccagattcaagcaattctcctgcctcagcctcccgagtagctgggattacaggcgcgtatcaccacacccagctaacttttgtatttttagcagagatggggtttcaccatgttggtcaggctggtctcgaactcctgacttcatgatccacccaccttagcctcccaaagtcctgggattacaggtgtgacccaccccgcaatttttttttaaagacggagtcttgctctgtcgccaaggctggagtgcagtggcgtgacctcggctcactgcaccctctgcctcctgggttcaagcaattctcctacctcagcctcccgagtagctgggactacaggcatgcgccactacacctggttaatttttgtatttttagtagagatggggtttcaccgtattggccaggctggtctcaaactcctgacatcatgatccactggccttggcctcccaaagtgctgggattacaggtatgagccaccgtacctggccatcCTCCCCTACTTCTAATTCTGTCTGTCCCATCCTCCTGTTCTCATACCCCAACACTAATAAAATAGCCCTAGAGAGAAATAATCAGAGCTAACAGTCAatcacctactatgtaccaggtattgttctttcttttattttatgttttttctttttaattaaaaaaattaaaaaaaaaaaaacaacaacaacaacaacagagagacagggtcttgctatgttgcccaggctggtcttgaactcctgggctcaagcaatcctcccaccccaacctcccaaaatgctggtattacaggggtgagctactgtgcctggccaactgtTCCAAGTGTTTTACATATTGAATTATTTACTCCTCCCAACAACTCTAAGAGAAAAGCACAgtgtttacttacttatttatttatttatttatttttagagacagagtcttgctctgttgcccaggctggagtgcagtggtgcaatcatagctcactgcatcctcaaacccctgggctcaagcaattctcccacctctgcctcctgaacagctgggactacaggagagtgccaccacacgcagctaatgaAAAGCACTTTTAACAACCTCAGTTTATAACTGAGGacaccaaggcacagagaggttgagtaacttgcccaaggtcacatagctagtatgGGGTAGAAGCTCCAGAAACCACATTCTAAACACATTAGTCAAGTTGTTCGACTATGTTAGCAGTGTGGGTGAGATTTCAGAAACTTGCTTCCTGTGTGTTCATCCTCAAAGGGGCTCAGGCAGCATGGTAAAGCCCACCCTCATAGGGCCAGCCCTTCCAAGGTTGCATACAGCTCACCTCCTCTTCCAGTCCCAGAGCCCTAGAGCCCTTTGGTTGTAGAAAAATCTAGGCAGATGCTTTCATCACTGCCCTGGTTTTTCccaactttctttgttttttttttttgttgttgttctgttttgttttttttgttgttgttgtttttctttttttttttttgttattgttttttaagacagagtcttactctgtcacccaggctagagtgcagtggtgcaatctcggcttgctgcaaccttcgcttcccaggttcaagtgattcttgtgcctcaacctcccccatagctgggatcacaggcatgcactactatacccggctaatttttgtatttttcatagaggtaGGGTtggaccatgttggccaggctggtcctggtctcaggtgatctgttcatcttagcctccgaaagtgctggcattacaggtgtgagccaccacacaccgCCCTTCCTCAACTTTCCTCCTCACCCGAAGTCCAGCCTCTTCCCAAGCCTGGAGGCCCAAGGCACATTACTCCTCAGCTAGACCAGGCTTACCCCAGTCTGGCCTCAGTTTTCACTCTTGCCTTATCTTCCACAACTGCCATAAATGTACTCGCAGCTGCAGGCAAATCAGACCATTGAGCAATTTCCTAAACATACCCTGCTTACCTGCATCCATGCCTCTATTTTGGCTGATCCCTCTACTTGAAATGCCTCTTCACCAAATTCTAATGCTGAGGTCATCTCCTCCATGGAGCCTTCCCTTATCTCACAAAATCCATACAATCTCCCTTGTTTGACTCATTGTAATACTTAACACATTGCTCACCTTCACCCCATTGTCAGAAAGGCCTTACTCATCCCTATCCTGGAATCCCGCACAGTTTCTTATtcccagtaggtgctcagtacatGCTCAGTAGTTAGAATTGGTAGTAGGTAGATAGAATTGTAAGTGAAAGGGAGACAGATCTCAATAAccgttgtttgtttttttgagtagATAGAATTGTAGGTAAAAGGGAGACGGATCTCAAtaacctttgtttgtttgttttttgagatgtggtctggctgtgttgcccaggccagagtgcagaaGCCCAATCTTAGCtgattgcaacctcctcctcccaggttcaagtgattcagcgattctcgtgccttagcctcctgagtggctagaattacaggtgcgtgccaccacacctggctaatttttgtatatttggtagagacggagtttcaccatattggaggctggtctggaattcctgacctcaagtgcagATCTCAGTAACCTTTGATCTCTGCCCAAGGTGACACTCCTCCAGCAAGAGCTAACTTGAAACCTGGTAGTGTGGGTTCCAGGAAGGCTCTGGGATGAATCTTCCTGGATAGCTCTGACCAGTGTCTTCCCTCCGGTTCAGAAACCCAAAGAGGAGACTGAACCAAGGCCAgcggcccagctcctgccagaTGGtggccaccccccaccccaggtgGTCCTGCACCACTCAGAGTTCTGCTCAGAGTCCCCCTGGTTGCAGGCGGGAGTGATGTCGAGATAATTGGAGACTAAAACCATAGGTGGTTTGAGAGCGGGGTTGGGGACCTGAACGCTGAGCGGGAGTTGGAGTTGGCAGGTCTGGGTTGGAGTGGGAGCAGAGGTGGGCCGGGGGCCAGGGCAGGACCCGGCGACTGAGTCTGGGAGAAGCCCCCGGGCCCGCGGAGCCGGCAGCTAAATTAACCCGGCTGACTCAGCCCTTGCTCGGAATGGGGGGCCGGGGGAGGGCGCCAGGGCAGTGGGAAGAGCCAacaggggtgggctgggggcaagGAAGGGAGAGTCCCGGCTGGGGGAGAAAAGAGGTGGGCCAGGAACTCCCAACGAAGAAAGCAGCCCCCTCTCCGTCACACAGAGCAGGACCTAGCAGAGGAGTCCCGCGGGATGGCCACCATGGGGAAAGGGTCAGTGAAAGGAAGACGATGCCAAGGCTGGATAAAGGGAAGCTTAGATTTATTgagcgcctactgtgtgccaggcggTGTGCAAGgcgctttacatacattatcgcATTaagtcctcacaacaaccctgcgAGGTAGGTATTTATAAacccccatttgacagatgaggaaactgaggctcagggaggtgaagTGATGCGGCCAAGTTCACATGGCTAATAAATGGCAGACAGAGGTGTCCAAGGAtcggagagaaaaaaaaagacttcgtTGTCTGAGTCCCAAGCCGGCTGGGGTGGATGAGTACAAAGATGGGACCGGCGGGCTCCAGAGGTCTGGGAGGCCGGAGGCCTGCTCCCGGCCCAGCACGGCTGGAGACTGCAAGGCTGGGGACCCGCGCTTGGGAACTAGGGATCGGATTGAGTGGCAGAGCCGGAATTAGCAACTGGGGAGATCCGCGACCTGCGCGCGCCCTGTAGTGGCTATAGAGAGTATCACACCCCCCGCCGACTGGCTTCTGGGGACCGGCCTCTTTCCTTGCCTGGCCAGTTTCTTCGgaagaggccaagatgggagacaTTCTCAGGATTTTTTTGGGTGGGCGATACCACCTGGGAGGGAAATCGTGGCCACGCCTCAGAGCATCACTAAGGAGCATTAGGGTGGAGGAAAAGGGGAAGGCCTAAAGAGGTCCCAAGCTGATTCATTGGTGTCCTTCCCTCCCCAGCTCAGACCACCACAGGCCAGGGTCAGTGACAGGGCCACTATCTTGCCCTGCTTTGGGGAGCCCTCACCTAAACCTGGGAGACTGGGATAGGAGTGCCTCACTCCCTTACCTCTTCTGCAAACCTTGGGCAGTCTCCTGAATTGATCATGACTTCAGGTGACAAGGAGGCCGCCCAGAAACCCTCAAACTCTGTTCACTTATTCCCAACTCTCATTCTTGGCTTGTCGAGGGGAGGATGAGATAGAGTCCTTTCCAAAGATCTCAAAATGTCAGAGATGGAAGGATGGACCTTAGAATACCATCGTTTTATATACCAGGAGGCCTGGAGAGGGAAAGTGACAGGCCTCAGTCAACCAGTAAGtcagtggcagagttgggattgAAATCCAAGACTTGTGACACCAAGGTGAGCCCTCCTTCTGCTTTGCTGGTTGTTGCTGGACCTATTCCTCTTCTGCCAAGAACCCCTCTGTCATCTGATCACTCTGCCAGCGGGTCCAAAGCCTCTCCTTCACTTTTTCCCTCCTCCTCAGAGGCCCTGCCCTACACTGCCCTCCTATGGCTGCCACcacccctgccctcctgcctgaTCCTTGTTAGGCCTCTCTGCTCAGCTCTGCACCCAGTGCATCAGCTGTGAAGAGCTCACCCTTGTGTCCTGAACATAACAGACATTAATTAAATCTACTGCTGATTCTCACCTCTCCTGAAACAAAATCATTAATGGGCATATGCTTCCCTtcctttcatttatatttcaaggATGGGAATAGGTATGGGTAAGGATACAAGGAAAAGAGTAGCAAAGGAAGTCTGGGGAAGAATGGACCCAAGGATGGATGTGTTGGGGACTCAAATACAAGAAGGGGCCTTTCACTGCCTCTTCCTATTTCCCTGTTGAGTCCCCCTGATGTCCCTCACCCCGAAGAGGACCTCCTCGGTTTGGCTTATGACATCTAGGATCTCTCCGACACTGTCGCTCAGTTCCGCTGTCTTCCCATCTTCCTCCGGCGAACTGTTTCCAACCCCGGGCAGGGTCCTCTCATTCCGCCAGGAGGCGCCCGGGGCTTCTGTGTCGCTTCCATCAGAGGAGCCGCTATGGACGCTAAGCTCCTCAGCTTCGTCCGTGTCCGAGTCAGGGGCGGTGTGGCGGCGGATACGGGACACGGCTTCTCGCAGGGCCCCGGCGTAGGGCCCTGGGGTCCGCGCCCAGCCCCGGCCCGCGCGCCGCTGGACCACCGCCACTTCCGAGCCCTCGGCCCTGCCCTGGGCTCCCGAAGCTCCTGGGCCTAAGGCTTGGTGCTCTGGGCTACCTGGCTGCGTGGGGGCGTCCCGCAGGTTTACTTCCGGGGCCGGGAGCCCCAAGATGCGGGAGGTGCGCTCCTCCAGTGAGGAGTCCCCCGGCCTCCCGCCCTCAGCTTCGCCCCCGCGGCCCCCGCCGGGCTGGTGTAAAAGGCGACTGTTCGACAGCCGCTTTTGGCAAGGGGAAGGAAAGACCGTGGCCCCTTCACTCTCCTCCTTGCCGGGCTTCGATTGGCTGGCGGATTCCCCCACCACGCGTGTCACCCCAGAGGGCAAAAGCTGCACCTGCTGGGTTCGGGGGGTTGGAACATATTGGGATCGTATCACTACGCACGTGGCGTCAATGACAAAGACTCCTTCCCCACGGGACGGGCCCTGGGAACTGCGGGGTAAGGTGTGGGCACGGCGGGTCGCCTTCCAACCCTCCAAGGTATCCGGTCCTGCCCCCTCTCCAAGACCCAGGGATTCTCTCCATCCGGTGCCTCCGGGAGCCCAGGGTCTGGGGAGTGTCTGGCTATGGCGGGGCGGCTGCTTTTTAGGGGAGGGAATCCAGCATTTGGGGAACCAGAtctgttcttttccttctttcccttccctcgaGCCCTTGAGGTGGTGCCTGGATCTGGGAGCGGGACGCGGGGCACTGGGAGCCGCAGTTGCAGACCCCGCAGGAGTTGTCTCGGTGCCTGCGCTCCCTGTAGCTTTGGCTTGGGGATGGCTGTCGCTACCACTGTTCAAGTCAGCAGCAGCCAGCCCCAGGCTTTTCTCCACGACCCCCTTGCCGGGCTCTGGCCTTGTTCTGGCCGCTCCACAGCCTGGGGATCCCCCCAAGAGACCTTGCCCCTGTCGGAGACCCCAAGCCCCGAGGACGTCCCGGTAGATCCGAGGATCCAGCCTCTTCTTTGTGCGCCCTCCCTCTGTCCTGGCCGGAGTCGGAGGTGGGGCTGATGAAGTGGGCACCTGGGAGTGTCCGGGGCCTCTCTTAGTCCCCAAGGTCCTATGGGGACCTTCGTAAGAAGGTGGAGCCACGTAGGGCGGCGGCCGGTCCCAGCGGCGTCGCGGGGCGGTCCCGGCAGAACCTCTCAGCAGCAGGTGAGCCTCGTAGCTTGGGGGCCCCGGCCGCCGACCTCCCCAGGGCCCCGCCCACGCCGACCCTGGGTCGCTCTGCGGCTGCGCGGATGGACGGGGCGCTCGCCCCACCGGCGCCAGGCGCTCCAGCCGCAAGGTAGCAGGGAGCCCTGCCGGCTGGGCTGCCCGAGGGGCGTTGCGGGGCTCCGGGCGGGGCCGACCCGGGGGGCTTCGTCGGGCCCCACCAGCCTTGCGCCTTTTTCGCTCGGTCTCCTTGGCCTCCCGCTCCTGCGACGCcgctttccttttctcttgctccCGAGCTCGGACCTCGGCCAGGGGCCCCGCCCGCCAGTTGGTCGCCTCCTGCAGCACCCTGGAGGCCCAGGGCCGGCGGGGCGGCGGCTGTGGGGATCCCGGGCGCGGCCCACACCTGGGACAATGAGCAGGAACCCAGGTGAGCAGTCTGTGGGGGAAGGGAGCCGAGGTCCGGGGAGCTGGGAGCAGTGGAGACCACTTGGGGCAGCCATGtgaaggggtgtgtgtgagtgtgtgcgcgtgtgcacgTGCGTATATGTTAGGACTGAAGTCGAAGCGGGACTCCTCGCCATCTCTGCCTGCACACTTTAACAGCGTCTGCCCCATCTCACCTCCTGCCCTTTCTCACACCCACTCCTGTTCCCCCAAACAACCGGATGAGTCAGGCCCCAGCCTTCGGGagcgggcaggggtgggaggcGTGGGAAAGAGAAGGGGGATCAGTAGTGCCTGCTGGTGCCTGCGGGGAGGTCCGGACCCCACTCCCCGCCCCACCACTCTCTTCCCCTCACCCCTGCTTCACTCACGTGCGGTTCTGGAACCCGCGAGCCCAGTGGCTGGCCTGGAAGTCCATGGGCTGTCGAGAAGGGGCGCGGCGACTATAATGACAGGAAATAGTCTTCACTTCTATCACCAATAGCTTGGACTTCTGCACCCAGAGGCAGCTGCCAGACTCCTCATCCTGGAGCTCCCGGGGGCTGTCAGGCCCCTCGGAGAACAGTGGGCCATCCAGcatcctgccccaccccaccccggccccccaccctcccacccgcCCCAGGAGCCCCCTCCCAGCCCAGGGAGCCGGCGCCCACTGCAGAGCCGCGGGCCCGGGGACTGGGAACTATATATACCCGGGCACACGTGTGTGtgcctgtctctgtgtgtgcgcgcgcatgtgaCACCGCGCGGACTGCTCCGCGCTGCTACCTCCCCCATGTGCACGGCCGCCCCCTGGGGCCCGGGATTGGACGCCCCTTCCCACTGCTGTTGTCCCCCAAGCCTGATGGGATCGCACGAGTGGGCGGGGGAGGGACTTATGATTCTTGCCAAGCTGACAGtaccccctcccccgcccctaTTTCTTCAACCTTCCTGCCGTTTTAACCCTTTACTCTACTGCTTGTCAGGTTGCCTGACCACCAGGGTTCTGCCCCTGGCTTCCTGCCTCAGATTGCAGCTTCCCCAACATAGAGTGCGTGAGAATGGAACTCAAGGTCTCTGCCTGCCACTCTGCTGGTTTCCATGGGGTTGGGGTGCAGGAGGGGCTGGCCCACGGCTGGGGGGCTATTTTTAGCGGCAGTGGCTGTTCGGGTGCAGAGATGAGATGAGTAACCAGCTCCCATGCGGTGGAGAGAGGAGGCGGTGGCTTTCACCAAGCTTTTGTGCGACTCTGAGGGAGAGCTGCCTTCCCTAAGCTCAAAAAGGGTGACCCCTACACCCGTATCTCATCGCCAGCTCAGTGCTGCAGCCTAGGACTGCTGGTACAGCAGGACACAGGCgtctgccttggccacccaagcTGCCCTACCAGTCCCATTCTACATGTTTGTCCTTGGGCAGCCAGGGAGCCCTCCCACAGCAGCAGGCTTTCACCTCCAATTTAGAAGCAGGATTTGGGGGTTATATTGTTCTGTGCCCACACAGCCTGCCCAGCTTTATGGAGGACAGAGTAAGTGCTTATGCACTCTCACCCTTCCAGAGGGGGATGGAGGAGAGATGGTGTGTTTGCTTGGCAAAACTAATCCCCTAGCAACTGGAATGATAaaagtggccttttttttttttttccccaatgtagAGCTCCCCCCTCACCACCACAATTGCCTAGTTCACTCAGCCCCCACCTGAAGTGGTGCTCCAGATGCTCACCTTTGGGCTGCCTCTGTCCTGGGGGGCTGTTGCTTACATCCACATGATCCCTCCTCCTAAGCTTATACCAGGTGTCCCCTGATTCACCATGGTAATGTTAGTGGCAGCACAGCCCACGCCAACCCTTCCATGCAGAGACTTagcaaccatgcctggcaacCATGGCAGCAGCCTCAGTGGAGGGGAGGGGTGCAGAGAGGggaaagagagtgtgtgtgtggcaaTGGTTCCTCGGGAAGAAGGGATAATTTGCCTCTGGAGAGGAATAGGTAAGAATAGAAGCTTGTGAGTCTCTCAAATTGTATCCCTTGTCTCTCCCTCAGCTTCATCCTCACACTGAGACTGATAGGTTGGGTTTTAGTGGGAAATCAGAGAAGCAAGAGTTCCCAATTAGTTTTCCACTAATGTACATGGAGCCCTATGGGTCCAGACCCTTCCTTTTAAGGGGATGGGGAAAAACCAGAAAGGTTGTTGTGGGGCAGAGACTGACTGACTGAGAAACAGCTCAACAAAACCAGGCCTCTGCTCCCTAACACAAACCTTTAGAGAGAATGCAAACATTCCCTGTCCCATCCACCCTACCCGCCTTGATTCCACACACCTGCCAGCTGCACCGATGACTTGACTCGAAGGTGCTTCCTTCCACCCTAGGTCCCACTAGAATCCTGAGGCTTTTTAAAGCCCCTGCCTCCTCCCTAGGCAAATCTTCCTTAATGAGGGAATGTGACATAAGAGGCCATCTGTCCTTTCCACCATGTACTTACCCTCCCCACACATAAACATACTCTAATAACTTGGAAGCCTTCCTCCCCCAAGTTTGAGAATGTGCTGTGAGAGCTGTAAAGGGgtgaaggctgaagcaggggcTCCTCTACAGCCATGATGCAACACTGAAAGCTGAGCTCTGATGAGGgccttcttttcttaaaataagcTTCCTCAGGTCGAATCTGATGAGGGCCTTGATGCTTTTCCCTGTGTTCCATCAGGAAGCCTAATTTGGAGAACCCAGTATGCCGTGGCTGGAGGGTCATCAGAGGGGTTCGGCACTGTCGGGGAAGGGGTTAGCAGCACTGTGGGGGAAGGGGCAAGCAATGACTCTGAAATTGCTCCTGGTTTGGATGGGAAACTGTATCATACCTGTAAGGCAGGGGTGAGCTGGCACCCAAATTTAGCTCATACTCCAGTCTAGCAGTTCTGGTGTTGGGTGCTGACTGCTGTTTGGGTCTACATGGTTTCAGTACAGGGAATGGATCTGATGGAGTGACCAGTGCCCTGCTGTTCTCCCACCATCCAGCTCTGTCTCACCTTGGAAGAAAGGCAAGGGATTTGTAGGTTTAAAGATAGTGCCAGcggggtacggtggctcatgcctataatcccagcactttgggaggctgtggcaggtggatcacaaagtcaggagtttgcgaccagcctggccaatatgggtgaaactccatctttactaaaaaatacaaaaattagccgggtgtggtggtgcgcgcctgtaatcccagctactcaggaggctgaggcaggagaatcgcttgaacctaggaggaggaggttgcagtgagctgagattgcgccattgcactccaacctgggcaacatagcgagattccatctcaaaaaaaaaaaaaaattagtgccaACTCAGCAAAAGCCAAACAGTCCAACCTTCCTTAAGAAAAGCTgataattggccgggcgcggtggctcaagcctgtaatcccagcactttgggaggccgagacgggcggatcacgaagtcaggagatcgagaccatcctggctaagccggtgaaaccccgtctctactaaaaatatacaaaagaaaactagccgggtgaggtggcgggcgcctgtagtcccagctactcgggaggctgaggcaggagaatggcgtaaacccgggaggcggagcttgcagtgagctgagattcagccattgcactccagcctgggcgacagagcgagactccgtctcaaaaaaaaaaaaaaaaaaagaaaagctgataaTGGTGGCAGGATTCTCTGCCCAAAGGAGACCCTCAAGTCTGTCTACTCTTGGGAGTAGACACTAACACTGTTACAGGATTTTCCTTGGGTACCAGCCATGATTCAGGCAGAGGGGAAAGTGAGATAGAAAGGAGGAACCACAGGGAATAGGGTAAGGAGTAGTTGTGAAAGAATTAGAAGTCGGAAGTCTACTGTAGCAGTAAAGACtgtttgggttcaaatcctagctccattttttttttttactagctGTGCGGTCTTGGGTTAGTTAtccagcctctctgtgcctccattttttaaaatctgtaaaaaactggaataGTGTCTACTATTGTTCTGAGGattagttaatatatgtaaagcactgagAATGACATCTGGCacacagttttgtgtgtgtgtgtgtacgtgtgtgtgtgtgtacacacattaTTATTAATGACCAGTTGAAGAAGCCATATAAAGTAGGAAGGTAGTATCCATCAACTgtaaaaatcaaacactgcaaCACCATGAAGAGATAGCTGTCATTTAATTAGATTTGCCACAAAAAGCAATAACCTTAGCTAATCACgctgccctcctcctccacctaACCCCCATCTCCCTTCATATGCACAAACACAGGAACCCAAagcccctcctccccacaatCCTCCCCACTCACATTATGGGAAGAAATGTCACTAAATGGACTTAGCCTCCTCCATATAGCATGGAACAGgtgaataaaaatatctttatgaagAATTTTGTTGTGCTGTTATCTTAGGGTTGAATCAGGGctgagatggaggcagaggcaagTGAGGTCTGGGGATCTCTTAGAGATCAGAATTTGTCTGAGAGGCACAGAGCCTATAGTTCACCCAGAAAGGGGGCTATGTCTAAGAAGACAGGGGCTAGAATTGGCTAGGCTGAAAGTTTTTTTCAAGTGTATGTGTGAGGGTAAGGGTAGCTATAAAtccattctccttcctcccccTATACCTTCCCTAGCTCCCAGATAGAAGGGCAGGGGGCCCTGAGCAGGGAACAGAGTCACAATTTCCCCAAGTTTCATCTGATTCCCACAGAGCTTCCAGCAGGCAGTGAGTTGGGCATATCCCCTGGTGCTGCCTGACCCCTTCCACCAGCTCAGGGCTTCTTCTCTCCACCTGTGAGCACCAGGGCCTGCAGGATGTCAGACAGTGATACAATTCCCTTGACCACATCATTTTCATCCACCACTACAAGTCGGTGAACCTGGCACAGAGCAACAAGGGAAAAAGGGAATGTTTAGTGCTGGCCTCAGGGGAAGCCCCTCTGCCCTTACTCTCCTTGCCAAACCCCACTCTCAAGGCTGCTCCCCTCAGCTCCTTTAGGGTTGTTGGCCTCCCTACCTCTGCTTCCACTAGCCTGTTGATGATGGTCTCCAGAGTCTCATGCAGGTAGCACTTGAGAACACCCTCAAAGTAATGTGATCGATGTTGCAGGGCTTTAGTCACAGATACATCTAGGTTGTTGTAAGTCTTTTCTGCTGCCAGATTCTGGGGAGACAGAGGAAGGAGCTTTCAGGGAAGCAAGAAAGCCAGCTTCCAAACCCTGAACCCATCCAACCTCACCAGAGGGATTCAGGGCAATTGTCAGCCACAAGGTATACCCAACTCATTCAATTCCTTTTCAAATAGGATTTGAAAGCCTGGAAGCTTCTAAGACCCTTAGATCACATAAGAgactcccttctccctctccataTTTAATAGCACCCCccacccttccctgcctcccaaaCCCTCCACAATCACTCACAATAACATCAAACTTGGAGTAGATGTCCACCACACGCCCTAGGGGAACAGAGGCAGCTCAGTAAGGAGGATCTGGGGTCTAAAGCTCCCCCTACTCACAGAATCACCCTCCTGGCTAAGCTGAGGGGAAAGCAGATTTTCCCGGAGCCACCCTGACTTGCCTGgatcttccctccctctccttctgccCAATCTCTCACCCTTCTCGTCCACCACTGGCAAGGCTGAGACTCGATGCTGTACAAAAATCCCCAGAGCCACATAGACGGGGGTGGTAGTGCGAACCATAGCAATATTGGCATAGGTGCCAATCTGTAGTTCTTCCAGAGACTTGGACATGAACTCTGGCTTGGGGAACTCAGTGATCTGAGGAAAGAACCATCAGCTTAATTTTCAAGGCACCCAAATCCACCCCTGGATACCCCCTCCAACCCAGTATGTTAGAAATAAGGGCTAGGTGCGccggcttatgcctataatcccagtactttgggaggctgagggggacatattgcttgagcccaggagttcgagaccagcctgggcaacttggcaaaaccctatctctataaaaaataccaaaaaattagcccggtgtggtggtacacacctgtagttccagctcttcTGGGGGTTGAGATTGggggtcacctgagcccaagaggttggaggctgcagtgagccatgatagtgcctctgcacgccagcctaggcaacagagtaagaccttgtatcaaaataaattaataaataaataagaagtggggctggatgcagtgactcacacctgtaatcctagca includes:
- the PRKAG1 gene encoding 5'-AMP-activated protein kinase subunit gamma-1 isoform X2; the protein is MSILKVKKAFFALVTNGVRAAPLWDSKKQSFVGMLTITDFINILHRYYKSALVQIYELEEHKIETWREVYLQDSFKPLVCISPNASLFDAVSSLIRNKIHRLPVIDPESGNTLYILTHKRILKFLKLFITEFPKPEFMSKSLEELQIGTYANIAMVRTTTPVYVALGIFVQHRVSALPVVDEKGRVVDIYSKFDVINLAAEKTYNNLDVSVTKALQHRSHYFEGVLKCYLHETLETIINRLVEAEVHRLVVVDENDVVKGIVSLSDILQALVLTGGEKKP
- the DDN gene encoding dendrin, yielding MLDGPLFSEGPDSPRELQDEESGSCLWVQKSKLLVIEVKTISCHYSRRAPSRQPMDFQASHWARGFQNRTCGPRPGSPQPPPRRPWASRVLQEATNWRAGPLAEVRAREQEKRKAASQEREAKETERKRRKAGGARRSPPGRPRPEPRNAPRAAQPAGLPATLRLERLAPVGRAPRPSAQPQSDPGSAWAGPWGGRRPGPPSYEAHLLLRGSAGTAPRRRWDRPPPYVAPPSYEGPHRTLGTKRGPGHSQVPTSSAPPPTPARTEGGRTKKRLDPRIYRDVLGAWGLRQGQGLLGGSPGCGAARTRPEPGKGVVEKSLGLAAADLNSGSDSHPQAKATGSAGTETTPAGSATAAPSAPRPAPRSRHHLKGSREGKEGKEQIWFPKCWIPSPKKQPPRHSQTLPRPWAPGGTGWRESLGLGEGAGPDTLEGWKATRRAHTLPRSSQGPSRGEGVFVIDATCVVIRSQYVPTPRTQQVQLLPSGVTRVVGESASQSKPGKEESEGATVFPSPCQKRLSNSRLLHQPGGGRGGEAEGGRPGDSSLEERTSRILGLPAPEVNLRDAPTQPGSPEHQALGPGASGAQGRAEGSEVAVVQRRAGRGWARTPGPYAGALREAVSRIRRHTAPDSDTDEAEELSVHSGSSDGSDTEAPGASWRNERTLPGVGNSSPEEDGKTAELSDSVGEILDVISQTEEVLFGVRDIRGTQQGNRKRQ